A single window of Dermacentor albipictus isolate Rhodes 1998 colony chromosome 1, USDA_Dalb.pri_finalv2, whole genome shotgun sequence DNA harbors:
- the LOC135919897 gene encoding uncharacterized protein isoform X1, whose amino-acid sequence MELEVETGWRTTRLRQPAKLRDDSSPQNDSTQTSSTRSRSKTRPPVKAQVLKAGRMPPLPSNQIKIIIRPKGALNIAKIGSPTVTTAVLQAAQLSPADIIQDTVCPNTQQNIIVVCTPSLQNADRYVCIKSIQVNGVTHDVNAYETAAEDTTKGVIRGIPLSDTPQQVNANIVNTRNPLALAAKRIGTTTTVVIAFSGPDVPYLVCYGATLIPCSLFRKQIEICYQCGRLGHRMDVCPFPNNKICRGCGVRNPPPDHTCNPKCSLCGGPHLTADKSCTAGYKTPYVIRKRIGERRAAMQATLQESDFPPLNSKPRSRSRTPSRSRQHCSRTPSRSRQRRSRSRSTSTPPAKSPINKNPLGRTAAPSTAGSQ is encoded by the coding sequence ATGGAGCTCGAAGTGGAGACGGGCTGGCGAACAACTCGCCTTcgccaaccggcgaagctgagggacgactcttcaccccagaatgactctacccaaacctcaagcactcgttctcgttccaagaccaggccaccagtcaaggcacaagttctaaaggctggacgcatgcctccgctaccttccaaccaGATCAAGATCATCATTCGCCCCAAGGGAGCCCTCAACATCGCCAAAATTGGTAGTCCTACCGTGACTACAGCCGTtctccaagccgcacagctcagcccagcaGATATTATACAAGACACGGTGTGCCCCAACACCCAACAAAATATTATCGTTGTCTGTACACCAAGTCTGCAGAACGCCGACCggtatgtctgcataaaatcTATTCAAGTCAATGGGGTCACGCACGATGTTAACGCGTATGAGACGGCCGCCGAGGACACCACGAAGGGAGTCATCCGCGGAATCCCCCTCTCCGATACCCCACAGCAAGTCAACGCCAATATCGTCAATACCCGCAACCCCCTCGCACTAGCCGCAAAACGCATTGGAACGACAACCACCGTTGTTATCGCCTTCAGTGGCCCCGACGTGCCATATCTGGTCTGTTACGGAGCTACCTTAATCCCATGCtcattattccgcaagcaaatagaaatttgctaccaatgcggccgcctcggacaccgcaTGGATGTCTGTCCTTTTCCaaataacaagatctgcagaggttgtggagtccgcaacccacctcccgatcacacgtgtaacccgaaatgctcactgtgcggcggccctcatcttacagcggacaaatcgtgtacggctggctacaagacaccatacgttattcgcaagcgcattggggaacgccgagctgcaatgcaagccacccttcaagaaagcgacttcCCGCCCTTGAACTCCAAGCCCCGCTCCAGATCCCGGACTCCGTCacgctcgaggcaacattgttcccggaccccttcacgttcgagacagcgccgttcccgatccagatctacctctaccccacccgccaagtctcctattaacaag